In the Mastomys coucha isolate ucsf_1 unplaced genomic scaffold, UCSF_Mcou_1 pScaffold18, whole genome shotgun sequence genome, one interval contains:
- the LOC116096998 gene encoding zinc finger protein 431-like produces MLETYRNLSAIGYNWEDHNTGEHCQSSRRRGRYERSHTGEEPYECTKGGKAFAYHHHPQWHEKIHTGEKPYDVIQYGEDFTYHSSLQIYKRIDIGEKPYECNQCGKAFTYHSQLRRHKRTHTGEKPYKCNQCGKAFSQNGHLIIHKRTHTGEKPYECNQCGKAFTDQSQLRIHKRAHTGEKPYKCNQCDKAFLQNINLRIHKRAHTGEKPYKCNQCDKAFAQNGHLIIHKRTHTGEKPYECNQCGKAFADQSQLRIHRRIHTGEKPYKCNQCDKAFAQHSNLRIHKRTHTGEKPYECNQCNKAFLQNINLKIHKRAHTGEKTYECNQCGKAFARYYHLQCHERIHTEEKPYKCNQCDKVFSQSHSLQIHKRTHTGEKPYICNQCGKAFADNSHLRRHKRTHTGEKPYECNQCGSAFSQNSYLRIHKRTHTGEKHFE; encoded by the coding sequence GTATGAAAGAAGTCACACCGGAGAAGAACCTTATGAATGTACTAAaggtggtaaagcctttgcatatcaCCATCATCCTCAATGGCATGaaaaaattcatactggagagaaaccctatgacgTTATTCAATATGGTGAAGACTTTACATATCATAGTAGTCtccaaatatataaaagaatagatattggagagaaaccttatgaatgtaatcagtgtggtaaagcaTTTACATACCATAGTCAACTTCgaagacataaaagaacacatactggggagaaaccctacaaatgtaatcagtgtggtaaagccttttcacaaaATGGTCATCTCataatacataaaagaacacataccggagagaaaccttatgaatgcaatcaatgtggtaaagcattTACAGATCAAAGTCAACTTCGAATACATAAAAgagcacatactggagagaagccctacaaatgtaatcaatgtgataaagctTTTTTACAAAACATTAATCTTAGAATACATAAACgagcacatactggagagaaaccctacaaatgtaaccaatgtgataaagcctttgcaCAAAATGGTCATCTCataatacataaaagaacacatactggagagaaaccctatgaatgcaATCAGTGTGGTAAAGCGTTTGCAGATCAAAGTCAACTTCGAATACATAgaagaatacatactggagagaagccctacaaATGTAATCAGTGTGATAAAGCCTTTGCACAACATAGTAATCTCCGAATACATAAAAggacacatactggagagaaaccctatgaatgtaatcaatgtaaTAAAGCCTTTTTACAAAACATTAAtctcaaaatacataaaagagCACATACTGGTGAGAAaacttatgaatgtaatcagtgtggtaaagcctttgcacgtTACTATCATCTTCAATGTCATGAACGAATTCATACTgaagagaaaccttacaaatgtaatcaatgtgataaagtCTTTTCACAATCACATAGTCTCCAAATACACAAAAggacacatactggagagaaaccctatatatgtaatcaatgtggtaaagcctttgcagaTAATAGTCACCTTCGAAGACATAAAAGAACGCATAccggagagaaaccctatgaatgtaatcagtgtggaTCAGCCTTTTCACAAAACAGCTATCTcagaatacataaaagaacacatactggagagaaacattTTGAGTAA